A section of the Bacillus sp. HSf4 genome encodes:
- a CDS encoding 3D domain-containing protein gives MKKTIMSLAAAAAVSVTAFGANASAKEIEVEKGDTLWGISQENGMNLKDLKKWNQLSTDLIVPGQKLNITSQEVKSDQKQYTVKSGDTLSRIAQAFGVAVNDLREWNNIKSDLIFAGDTIAINGKSTALQTPVKQEAAEQQPEQTNKELTVTATAYTANDGGISGITKTGVDLNANQDAKVIAVDPDVIPLGTKVYVEGYGEATAEDTGGAINGNKIDVFIPNKQDAMKWGVKTVKVQILD, from the coding sequence ATGAAGAAGACAATCATGTCCTTGGCTGCAGCCGCAGCGGTGTCTGTGACTGCATTCGGAGCAAATGCCTCGGCAAAAGAAATCGAAGTTGAAAAAGGGGACACGCTCTGGGGGATATCTCAAGAGAACGGGATGAACCTCAAGGACTTAAAAAAATGGAATCAGCTTTCAACAGACCTCATTGTTCCAGGTCAAAAGCTGAACATTACTTCTCAAGAAGTAAAATCTGATCAGAAACAGTACACTGTCAAATCCGGTGATACACTCTCACGCATTGCTCAAGCTTTTGGTGTTGCTGTAAATGATCTGCGTGAGTGGAACAATATCAAATCAGATTTGATTTTTGCCGGTGATACGATTGCCATAAACGGAAAAAGCACCGCTCTTCAAACACCGGTGAAGCAAGAAGCTGCAGAACAGCAGCCTGAGCAGACGAATAAAGAACTGACTGTTACGGCGACAGCCTATACGGCAAACGACGGCGGGATCTCGGGCATCACCAAAACGGGAGTCGACTTGAATGCCAACCAGGATGCGAAAGTGATTGCGGTCGATCCGGACGTCATTCCGCTTGGTACCAAAGTATATGTAGAAGGATATGGCGAAGCGACGGCTGAAGATACCGGAGGCGCCATTAACGGAAATAAGATAGATGTATTTATTCCAAATAAACAAGACGCAATGAAATGGGGCGTCAAAACCGTTAAGGTTCAAATTTTAGATTAA
- a CDS encoding MDR family MFS transporter yields the protein MEHTKKGSIMIIAILIVGNFLALINETVMNVALPKIIDDFRISANTAQWLSTGYMLMIGIAVPVTAFLMQRFTTRQLFISAMVLFTAGTFLAGAAPVFPLVLAGRIIQGSGTGLILPLVMTVILTLVPPKKRGTVTGMLTLVILFAPAIGPVISGYIVEHYSWRIVFFMMLPVALFMIVFAVFKLKNVTELTYPNIDILSIILSTVGFGGIVFGFSNAGEEAGWSSPKVIIGLAAGIIGLLLFVRRQLNMKVPMLDMRPFRSKIFSAAVVLMWIVMMLQFSMMLILPLYFQMALQLSPMDTGLLMLPGGLVLAMTSLVAGRLFDQLGFKPLLFTGLIIVMAVLWLFTNISSDTSMAAGMMLYAGFTLGVGLTMAPIMTLGLNQVPKPLYPHGSAIMNTVNQVSGAIGPALYTTILTTVSNRYMEQSSITNKQELQMQGMTSGVHTVYFVAIGFAFTALIISFLLKAKNEYSQNS from the coding sequence ATGGAACATACAAAAAAAGGATCCATCATGATCATCGCAATCTTAATCGTCGGCAACTTCCTTGCTTTGATTAATGAAACGGTCATGAATGTGGCATTGCCGAAGATCATCGACGACTTCCGCATATCTGCAAATACGGCTCAATGGCTGTCTACCGGATATATGCTCATGATCGGAATCGCCGTACCGGTGACTGCGTTTTTAATGCAGCGGTTTACGACACGGCAGCTCTTCATTTCCGCCATGGTCTTATTTACAGCAGGGACTTTTTTGGCGGGGGCGGCTCCCGTTTTTCCCCTCGTCCTCGCAGGGCGGATCATCCAGGGCTCCGGAACCGGACTGATTCTGCCCTTGGTGATGACTGTCATTTTGACATTGGTTCCCCCAAAAAAACGCGGAACGGTCACGGGGATGCTGACCCTTGTCATTTTATTTGCCCCGGCGATCGGTCCGGTGATTTCCGGCTATATTGTCGAGCATTATTCATGGCGCATCGTCTTTTTCATGATGCTCCCTGTCGCGCTTTTCATGATCGTCTTTGCCGTTTTCAAATTAAAAAACGTCACCGAACTCACCTATCCGAATATTGACATATTGTCGATCATCTTATCGACCGTCGGATTTGGAGGGATCGTTTTTGGCTTCAGCAACGCCGGAGAAGAAGCGGGCTGGAGCAGCCCGAAGGTGATCATCGGACTTGCGGCCGGCATCATCGGTTTACTGCTGTTTGTCCGCCGCCAGCTGAACATGAAAGTGCCGATGCTTGACATGAGGCCTTTCCGCTCCAAAATCTTTTCCGCGGCAGTCGTCCTGATGTGGATCGTCATGATGCTGCAATTTTCCATGATGCTGATTTTGCCGCTGTACTTTCAAATGGCGCTCCAGCTCTCCCCGATGGATACAGGGCTTTTGATGCTGCCGGGAGGCTTGGTACTGGCCATGACCTCTCTTGTGGCAGGACGCCTGTTCGATCAGCTCGGATTTAAGCCGCTTTTATTCACAGGCTTAATCATTGTGATGGCCGTGCTTTGGCTGTTTACGAACATTTCAAGCGATACCTCGATGGCAGCGGGAATGATGCTTTACGCAGGGTTTACACTCGGCGTCGGCCTGACGATGGCACCGATCATGACGCTTGGCTTAAACCAGGTCCCGAAACCTTTATATCCGCACGGTTCGGCGATCATGAACACGGTCAACCAAGTATCAGGCGCAATTGGACCGGCTTTGTATACAACGATCCTGACAACTGTTTCAAACCGTTACATGGAGCAGTCCTCCATCACAAACAAACAGGAACTGCAAATGCAGGGAATGACGTCAGGCGTTCATACGGTTTATTTCGTCGCCATCGGTTTTGCCTTTACTGCTCTCATTATTTCATTTCTTTTAAAAGCCAAGAATGAATACTCTCAAAACAGCTAA
- a CDS encoding DMT family transporter — MFKVILGIISVTLIWGYTWVTMKIAIHDIPPVLFSALRLLIGAVPLFIILVIKGKKRAIGKENLKNYFVMGLLMGLGYMGVLTYGMQFVDSGKTSVLVYTMPIFVTVISHFRLTEKINVYKMIGLISGFIGLLFIFGTEILHFEKNVIFGELCVLIAALSWAVANVFSKLRFHNTDMIHMNAWQLLIGTVFLLIFSFILEPTHSLHWSNAAVLSLLFNGLFSTAFTFVIWFWVLNQIEASKASMALMFVPVLGLFFGWLQLREPITYNIMAGAFLICIGIFMNTYRFKRS, encoded by the coding sequence TTGTTCAAGGTCATCTTGGGAATCATCTCAGTAACATTGATTTGGGGCTATACGTGGGTAACGATGAAAATCGCAATCCATGATATTCCCCCCGTTTTGTTTTCGGCGCTGCGTTTACTCATCGGTGCGGTTCCGTTGTTTATCATTCTCGTTATCAAAGGGAAAAAGCGAGCGATCGGAAAAGAGAATCTCAAAAACTATTTTGTCATGGGCCTCTTGATGGGTTTAGGGTATATGGGGGTGCTGACATATGGCATGCAGTTTGTCGATTCCGGCAAAACGTCAGTTCTCGTGTATACGATGCCAATCTTTGTAACGGTCATCAGTCATTTTAGATTAACCGAGAAAATCAACGTTTATAAAATGATTGGTTTAATATCCGGTTTTATCGGACTTTTATTTATTTTTGGCACAGAGATTCTTCATTTCGAAAAAAACGTCATATTCGGGGAGCTGTGCGTTCTCATAGCTGCACTCAGCTGGGCTGTTGCCAATGTTTTCAGCAAACTGAGATTTCACAATACGGATATGATTCATATGAATGCCTGGCAGCTGCTCATCGGGACGGTCTTCCTGTTGATTTTCTCTTTCATTCTGGAGCCGACTCACTCGCTTCACTGGTCAAATGCAGCCGTCTTATCTTTATTATTTAACGGGTTGTTTTCCACGGCCTTTACATTTGTTATCTGGTTTTGGGTTCTCAACCAAATCGAAGCGTCAAAAGCATCGATGGCGCTCATGTTTGTTCCTGTTTTAGGCCTTTTCTTCGGCTGGCTGCAATTGCGCGAACCGATCACATACAACATCATGGCCGGCGCTTTTTTGATCTGTATCGGGATTTTCATGAATACTTACAGATTTAAAAGATCATAG
- a CDS encoding LysR family transcriptional regulator: protein MVMNMNHLHIFVKVAEKMNFTEASRELFISQPAVSKAVKNLEDSLHLKLFMRDKQNGLMLTETGKDILVLARQMIGIESKIYQTADQKQKLLSGKVKIGSFPAVSTNILPEAIALFRSKYPLIDIELVEGTSAQIKEWVGDRSVDFGIAASPFEPFEHQLLLSDYMVAVIPEAYAKLTKEQYIDLKKYEHDIIFCKGGHEIALSKTFQQHGLDVKENLTVQHADTLMKMVKNNLGIGIISNFTLSSVSHDLAVKDITPRISRDIGIIAHAFAELTPAAQQFTQVLSEVGCFAKTKSP, encoded by the coding sequence TTGGTTATGAACATGAATCATCTTCACATATTTGTGAAGGTCGCAGAGAAGATGAATTTTACCGAAGCTTCGAGAGAATTGTTTATTTCTCAGCCTGCCGTAAGCAAAGCGGTTAAAAACCTGGAAGATTCACTTCATTTGAAATTATTTATGAGAGATAAACAGAATGGCTTAATGCTGACTGAAACGGGAAAGGACATTTTGGTGCTGGCAAGACAAATGATCGGGATTGAAAGTAAAATCTATCAAACCGCCGATCAGAAACAAAAGCTGTTAAGCGGCAAAGTCAAAATCGGTTCGTTCCCTGCCGTGTCAACCAATATTTTGCCTGAGGCCATCGCTTTGTTCAGATCAAAATATCCGCTGATTGATATTGAATTAGTTGAAGGAACATCTGCGCAAATAAAAGAATGGGTGGGGGATCGATCGGTGGATTTCGGAATTGCGGCATCTCCGTTTGAACCGTTTGAACATCAATTGCTGTTGAGCGATTATATGGTAGCCGTCATTCCTGAAGCATATGCGAAATTAACAAAAGAACAATATATTGACTTAAAAAAATACGAGCATGACATCATTTTTTGTAAAGGCGGCCATGAGATCGCCCTGTCGAAAACATTTCAACAGCACGGGCTTGACGTAAAAGAGAATTTAACGGTACAACACGCCGATACATTAATGAAAATGGTCAAAAACAATCTGGGAATAGGGATTATATCAAACTTTACGCTTTCTTCTGTATCCCATGACCTGGCCGTAAAAGACATTACCCCTCGAATCAGCCGCGATATCGGCATCATTGCCCATGCATTTGCCGAGCTGACACCGGCGGCGCAGCAGTTCACGCAAGTCCTGAGCGAAGTCGGCTGCTTTGCAAAAACAAAATCGCCTTAG
- a CDS encoding IseA DL-endopeptidase inhibitor family protein: protein MKKFLLCLLAALLILPVGTTIAAKKQTSGELTNQEVLTMALEAREHFWNAMSGHNPEAQNSTCETKIFEYRGIPYTYMCSEFSTKAKLTDYLTQIFTKDAIAKGFEKYNIISYKGKMAVPVGDGSNLLGWEKSKIKLVSKKANVRTYEFAVPALDGSVTAKRKITFVKEHNKWKVDQFDAAI from the coding sequence ATGAAAAAGTTTTTGCTTTGTTTATTGGCTGCTTTATTAATCTTGCCCGTCGGTACAACGATTGCAGCGAAAAAACAAACATCAGGAGAGTTAACAAATCAAGAGGTATTGACGATGGCGCTCGAGGCCCGGGAGCATTTTTGGAATGCGATGAGCGGTCATAACCCTGAGGCTCAAAACTCAACCTGTGAAACAAAAATATTTGAATACCGCGGCATTCCTTATACGTACATGTGCAGCGAATTCAGCACAAAGGCAAAATTAACGGACTACTTGACACAGATCTTTACAAAAGACGCGATTGCCAAAGGCTTTGAAAAATACAACATCATCTCTTATAAAGGAAAAATGGCCGTCCCTGTCGGCGATGGAAGCAACCTTTTAGGATGGGAGAAATCTAAAATCAAGCTCGTTTCCAAAAAAGCCAATGTCCGCACATATGAGTTTGCCGTGCCCGCGCTTGACGGTTCAGTGACGGCAAAAAGAAAGATTACATTCGTCAAAGAACATAACAAGTGGAAAGTCGATCAGTTTGATGCTGCCATTTAG
- a CDS encoding assimilatory sulfite reductase (NADPH) flavoprotein subunit, whose product MQLQVLNSPFNQEQAELLNRLLPTLTASQKAWLSGYLAATQTNDAAAALETLPAEAPAPSTAQPVSKEVTILYGSQTGNAQGVAENAGKSLEGRGFQVTVSSMSDFKPNQLKKLKNLLIVVSTHGEGEPPDNALSFHEFLHGRRAPKLDDLRFSVLALGDSSYEFFCQTGKEFDQRLAELGGTRISPRVDCDVDFDEAAAQWLEGVFNGLSEAQGQAESAAPVQTAPAPQAGETVYSRKHPFRAEVLENLNLNGRGSNKETRHLELSLEGSGLTYEPGDALGIFPENDPELVDMLLSELNWDPNETVTVDKQGESLPLKEALTSSFEITVLTKKFIQQAAELLGHEKLRELAAAEHADKLKAYIDGRDLLDFVRDFGPIGAPPQEFVSILRKMPPRLYSIASSLAANPDEVHLTIGAVRYNTHGRDRKGVCSILCAERLQPGDTLPIFIQPNKNFKLPENPETPIIMVGPGTGVAPFRSFMQEREETGTAGKSWMFFGDQHFVTDFLYQTEWQKWLKDGVLTKMDVAFSRDTDEKVYVQHRMLEHSKELFEWLQEGAAFYICGDKNNMAKDVHSALLDIIEKEGGMSREEAEAYLAEMKKQKRYQRDVY is encoded by the coding sequence TTGCAACTTCAGGTATTAAACAGTCCTTTTAACCAGGAGCAGGCAGAGCTCCTTAACCGCCTTCTGCCAACTTTGACAGCATCGCAAAAAGCTTGGCTGAGCGGATATTTGGCGGCTACTCAGACAAACGATGCAGCGGCGGCGCTGGAAACACTTCCGGCTGAAGCCCCGGCCCCAAGTACGGCGCAGCCCGTTTCAAAAGAAGTGACCATTCTGTACGGATCACAGACAGGCAATGCCCAGGGGGTTGCGGAAAATGCGGGCAAATCGCTTGAAGGACGAGGTTTTCAAGTCACTGTCTCCTCCATGAGCGACTTTAAGCCAAATCAATTGAAAAAACTGAAAAATCTGTTGATTGTCGTCAGTACACACGGGGAAGGCGAGCCGCCTGACAACGCGCTGTCATTCCATGAATTTCTTCATGGGAGACGGGCTCCGAAGCTTGATGATCTCCGCTTTTCCGTATTGGCGCTTGGAGACAGCTCATATGAGTTTTTCTGCCAGACCGGCAAGGAATTTGATCAGCGGCTGGCTGAGCTCGGCGGAACGAGAATTTCTCCGCGCGTCGATTGTGATGTTGATTTTGATGAAGCTGCAGCTCAATGGCTCGAAGGCGTTTTTAACGGCTTAAGCGAAGCGCAGGGCCAGGCCGAAAGCGCCGCACCGGTCCAGACAGCGCCTGCACCGCAGGCGGGAGAAACGGTTTATTCAAGAAAACATCCGTTTCGAGCTGAGGTTCTGGAAAATCTGAATTTAAACGGCCGCGGCTCGAATAAAGAGACGCGCCATCTCGAATTATCGCTTGAAGGCTCAGGCCTCACATATGAACCTGGCGATGCGCTCGGCATCTTTCCTGAAAATGACCCTGAGCTTGTTGACATGCTGCTCAGCGAACTGAATTGGGATCCGAATGAAACGGTCACGGTTGACAAACAGGGGGAAAGCCTGCCGCTCAAAGAAGCGTTGACTTCATCCTTTGAGATTACAGTATTAACGAAGAAATTTATTCAGCAGGCGGCTGAACTTTTAGGACATGAAAAACTGCGCGAGCTGGCCGCAGCGGAACATGCAGACAAATTAAAAGCGTATATCGATGGCCGCGATCTGCTTGATTTTGTCCGCGATTTCGGTCCGATCGGCGCGCCTCCGCAGGAATTTGTTTCGATTTTGCGGAAAATGCCGCCGCGCCTTTATTCGATCGCATCTAGCTTAGCGGCGAATCCGGATGAAGTGCATCTGACAATCGGCGCGGTCCGCTACAATACGCACGGCAGAGACCGAAAAGGGGTCTGCTCGATTTTATGTGCAGAGCGCCTGCAGCCTGGCGATACACTGCCGATTTTTATTCAGCCAAACAAAAACTTTAAGCTGCCTGAGAATCCGGAGACACCGATCATCATGGTTGGCCCTGGTACAGGTGTCGCACCGTTCCGCTCGTTTATGCAGGAGCGCGAAGAGACCGGAACAGCAGGAAAATCGTGGATGTTCTTCGGCGACCAGCATTTCGTCACCGATTTCCTCTATCAGACAGAATGGCAAAAGTGGCTGAAAGACGGAGTGCTGACGAAAATGGATGTCGCATTCTCGCGCGATACCGACGAAAAAGTATATGTACAGCACCGGATGCTTGAGCACAGCAAGGAATTGTTTGAATGGCTTCAAGAAGGAGCGGCATTCTACATTTGCGGCGATAAAAACAACATGGCAAAAGACGTGCACAGCGCACTTCTCGACATTATCGAAAAAGAAGGCGGTATGAGCCGCGAAGAGGCGGAAGCTTACCTTGCCGAGATGAAAAAGCAAAAACGTTATCAGCGCGATGTATACTGA
- a CDS encoding peptidase G2 autoproteolytic cleavage domain-containing protein translates to MKKNNTSYLGFHKSKNLETDKKISVNSDLIERENDPVLDDEGSTNERLNERLKIYENTFDSLIERNVMDFGAKGDGVTDDTQAFHDAMGEGGFKVVIPAGVFRTSGLHVPSDTMLLGSGKKKTIIKLLDDTPVENSVLTNSDWTNGNENIYIGHLTLDWNKDTRPAGWKIPKGPTSSCLLFANVDYSFVEHVFAKNGGLHGFDSTSPNYNRHGEQDDPTYYQPNGCNFVTFSHCEATGAGDDNFTCHFGRHTTFSHCLSYHPMGLNDGSSNTNCFEIDDGSQDVMIDNCIAVGGVRGFEIKAHDYAPAAKRVQLVNCRASENAISYAIRHIGHHKADEPQSASAHDIQLVNCIAYNPRPNDLYKGAGPNALQISGYDGVSVVNFHAICDDSSINYGDNPVVSVFYKGRLISLKNITIRGFKTAVNDLYIVGGDNSVGKVMVDGVTLIDSAKYGVAFGSGMYESVVSNVWGQRSPKNNAGTIGIYSVDPDLNVSNCDFSGYETDFKIGGVVTPYFLFKHKGSGIIGSRESHATGNNNFVAGSVRGRADGAAQSTVLSSYNTINPNSDSVAMGWASGNSPSTSNRKIELHARNGTIKASGSITGSQTFTDYGEYFESLTGKRIPTGTLVALEGDKIRPAEKGDHLLGAISETAGVILGEASFHWSGRYLKNEFGGYVYELQKGPDGEMVMVPKENPDYRPEKEYKSRKDREEWNVVGLVGQVYVRCDETVKAGDFIEAHGGIATKAEKSSQRWQVMKVTSEYDVHRGFGIALAFIR, encoded by the coding sequence TTGAAAAAAAACAACACATCTTATTTGGGATTTCACAAATCCAAAAACCTTGAAACGGACAAAAAAATTTCTGTAAATTCTGATTTGATTGAACGTGAAAATGACCCTGTACTTGACGATGAAGGCTCGACAAATGAAAGATTGAATGAACGGCTTAAAATCTATGAAAACACATTTGACAGCCTGATTGAACGGAATGTTATGGATTTTGGAGCAAAAGGAGACGGAGTAACTGATGATACTCAGGCTTTTCATGATGCTATGGGAGAAGGCGGCTTTAAAGTAGTCATTCCCGCCGGAGTCTTCAGAACCTCCGGATTGCATGTCCCATCTGATACGATGCTGCTCGGCTCAGGGAAGAAAAAAACGATCATTAAATTGTTGGACGACACACCGGTCGAAAACTCGGTGTTGACCAACAGCGATTGGACAAACGGTAATGAAAATATTTATATCGGCCACTTAACACTTGATTGGAACAAGGATACAAGACCGGCGGGATGGAAAATCCCAAAAGGTCCGACCTCAAGCTGCTTGCTTTTTGCCAATGTAGATTATTCTTTTGTAGAGCATGTGTTTGCTAAAAACGGCGGACTTCACGGCTTTGATTCAACAAGTCCGAATTACAACCGGCACGGCGAACAGGATGATCCGACATACTACCAGCCCAATGGATGCAATTTTGTCACATTTTCTCACTGCGAAGCAACGGGGGCAGGAGATGATAATTTTACATGTCATTTTGGGCGGCACACGACATTCAGCCACTGCCTATCTTATCATCCTATGGGATTGAATGACGGATCTTCAAATACGAACTGCTTTGAAATTGACGACGGTTCTCAAGATGTAATGATCGATAATTGTATTGCTGTCGGAGGAGTTCGCGGTTTTGAAATAAAAGCCCATGATTATGCACCGGCGGCTAAGCGTGTACAATTAGTTAACTGTCGTGCTTCTGAAAATGCAATTAGTTATGCGATCAGGCATATAGGACATCATAAAGCAGATGAGCCTCAGTCTGCCTCAGCTCATGACATACAGCTTGTAAATTGTATTGCCTACAATCCAAGACCTAATGACCTTTATAAAGGTGCTGGGCCAAATGCTTTGCAAATTTCCGGATATGATGGAGTCAGTGTTGTAAATTTCCATGCGATTTGTGATGATAGCAGCATTAACTATGGTGATAATCCGGTTGTCAGCGTGTTCTATAAAGGGCGTTTAATCAGCTTGAAAAACATTACGATTAGAGGATTTAAAACAGCAGTCAACGATTTGTATATTGTCGGAGGAGATAATTCTGTCGGCAAAGTAATGGTCGATGGCGTAACTTTAATTGATTCTGCTAAATATGGTGTAGCTTTTGGAAGCGGGATGTACGAGTCAGTTGTTTCGAATGTATGGGGGCAGCGATCTCCGAAAAACAATGCCGGAACAATAGGAATTTATTCTGTAGATCCCGACTTGAACGTGTCAAATTGTGATTTTTCTGGCTATGAAACAGATTTTAAAATTGGTGGAGTCGTCACCCCGTATTTTCTATTTAAACATAAGGGCAGCGGGATTATCGGTTCAAGAGAGTCCCATGCGACCGGCAATAATAATTTTGTGGCAGGTTCAGTCCGAGGAAGAGCTGATGGAGCTGCACAATCGACTGTCCTTTCTTCATACAATACGATAAATCCAAACTCTGATTCTGTTGCTATGGGTTGGGCTTCCGGCAATTCTCCTTCCACATCGAACAGAAAGATTGAATTACATGCTAGAAACGGCACAATTAAAGCGTCAGGAAGCATTACCGGTTCCCAAACCTTCACGGATTACGGAGAGTATTTCGAAAGCCTGACGGGCAAAAGGATTCCGACTGGCACACTTGTCGCACTTGAGGGAGATAAGATCAGACCTGCTGAAAAAGGCGATCATCTGCTGGGCGCTATCTCAGAAACCGCTGGCGTTATCCTTGGTGAAGCAAGTTTTCATTGGTCAGGTCGCTACCTCAAAAATGAGTTTGGCGGATATGTATATGAATTGCAAAAAGGCCCTGACGGCGAAATGGTTATGGTTCCAAAAGAAAACCCTGATTACCGTCCTGAAAAAGAATATAAATCTAGAAAGGATCGAGAAGAATGGAATGTGGTCGGACTTGTCGGACAGGTGTATGTAAGATGTGACGAAACGGTGAAGGCGGGTGATTTTATCGAGGCACATGGTGGTATTGCAACAAAAGCGGAAAAATCAAGTCAACGGTGGCAAGTTATGAAAGTAACGTCTGAATATGATGTTCACAGAGGCTTTGGAATTGCCCTCGCATTTATTCGATAA
- the cysI gene encoding assimilatory sulfite reductase (NADPH) hemoprotein subunit, which translates to MGNEILKAPEGPPSDVERIKEESNYLRGTLKESMLEPISSGISDDDNRLMKHHGSYLQDDRDLRNERQKQKLEPAYQFMLRVRMPGGVATPEQWLVMDELANQYGNGTLKLTTRETFQMHGILKWNMKKTIQKINSVLLDTIAACGDVNRNVMCASNPYQSEIHAEVYEWSKKLSDDLLPRTRAYHEIWLDEEKVAGTPETEVEPMYGPLYLPRKFKIGIAVPPSNDIDVFSQDLGFIAIVEDGKLIGFNVAIGGGMGMTHGDKATYPQLAKVIGFCKPEQLYDVAEKTITIQRDYGNRSVRKNARFKYTVDRLGLDTVKNELENRLGWSLGEAKPYQFDHNGDRYGWVKGVKGKWHFTMFIEGGRVTDYEDYKLMTGLREIAKIHTGDIRLTANQNLIIANVSSQKKKKINELIEQYGLTDGKHYTALRRSSIACVALPTCGLAMAEAERYLPTLIDKIDEIIEENGLQNEEITIRMTGCPNGCARHALGEIGFIGKAPGKYNMYLGAAFDGSRLSKMYRENIGEEDILKELRTILPRYAKEREEGEHFGDFVIRAGIIKETTDGTNFHD; encoded by the coding sequence ATGGGGAACGAAATATTAAAGGCACCGGAAGGCCCTCCAAGCGATGTAGAGCGCATTAAGGAAGAAAGCAACTATTTGCGCGGCACCCTGAAGGAATCAATGCTTGAGCCGATCAGCTCCGGAATTTCCGATGACGACAACCGTCTGATGAAACACCACGGCAGCTATTTGCAGGATGACCGTGACCTCCGCAATGAGAGGCAAAAGCAAAAGCTTGAGCCTGCCTATCAGTTCATGCTGCGCGTGCGGATGCCGGGCGGTGTAGCGACACCTGAGCAATGGCTGGTCATGGATGAGCTTGCCAATCAGTACGGCAACGGAACATTGAAGCTGACGACAAGGGAAACCTTCCAAATGCACGGCATTTTAAAATGGAATATGAAAAAAACGATCCAGAAGATTAATTCGGTTCTGCTGGATACGATTGCAGCATGCGGGGACGTCAACCGTAATGTGATGTGCGCTTCAAATCCGTATCAATCCGAGATCCATGCCGAAGTGTATGAATGGTCGAAAAAATTGAGCGATGATTTGCTGCCGCGCACACGGGCGTACCATGAAATTTGGCTTGATGAAGAAAAAGTCGCCGGAACGCCTGAGACAGAAGTCGAGCCAATGTACGGACCGCTATATCTGCCGCGGAAATTCAAAATCGGAATCGCCGTTCCGCCGTCAAATGATATCGATGTCTTTTCACAGGATCTCGGCTTTATCGCGATTGTTGAAGACGGCAAATTGATCGGCTTCAACGTGGCGATCGGCGGCGGCATGGGCATGACCCATGGAGACAAGGCGACATATCCGCAGCTTGCTAAAGTGATCGGTTTCTGCAAGCCTGAACAATTGTATGATGTCGCCGAAAAAACGATAACGATCCAGCGCGACTACGGAAACCGCTCCGTCCGCAAAAACGCCCGCTTCAAGTACACCGTTGACCGCCTCGGGTTGGATACGGTCAAAAACGAGCTGGAAAACCGCCTCGGCTGGAGCCTTGGAGAAGCAAAGCCGTATCAATTCGATCATAACGGCGACCGCTACGGCTGGGTGAAAGGTGTCAAAGGAAAGTGGCACTTTACCATGTTTATCGAAGGCGGCCGTGTCACCGATTATGAAGATTACAAGCTGATGACCGGCTTGCGGGAGATCGCCAAAATCCATACAGGCGATATCCGTCTGACCGCCAATCAAAACTTGATCATTGCCAACGTATCAAGCCAAAAGAAGAAAAAGATCAACGAATTGATCGAACAATACGGTTTGACCGACGGCAAGCATTATACAGCACTGAGACGCAGTTCCATCGCGTGTGTCGCACTGCCGACGTGCGGACTGGCGATGGCTGAAGCGGAACGCTACTTGCCGACATTGATCGATAAGATCGATGAGATCATCGAAGAAAACGGACTGCAAAATGAAGAGATCACGATCCGCATGACAGGCTGCCCGAACGGCTGTGCCCGCCATGCCCTCGGTGAGATCGGGTTTATCGGAAAAGCTCCGGGCAAGTACAACATGTATCTCGGCGCCGCTTTTGACGGCAGCCGTCTGAGCAAGATGTACCGCGAAAACATCGGAGAAGAAGACATTTTAAAAGAACTGCGCACGATTCTTCCGCGCTATGCAAAAGAGCGCGAGGAAGGGGAGCATTTCGGAGATTTCGTCATCCGCGCCGGCATTATTAAAGAAACGACCGACGGCACGAATTTTCATGATTGA
- a CDS encoding VOC family protein gives MNIEHIAIWTRNLEEMKAFYTEFFHGTASDKYINPKKQFESYFIRFQSGTRLELMRRPDLAEGEETASGYAHMAFSLGSREKVDEMTERFAESGFQVVGKPRVTGDGYYESVIKDPDGNFVELTV, from the coding sequence ATGAACATTGAACATATCGCAATCTGGACGAGGAATTTAGAAGAAATGAAAGCATTCTACACGGAATTTTTTCACGGAACGGCAAGCGACAAATACATCAATCCAAAAAAGCAGTTTGAATCGTATTTCATCCGCTTTCAATCGGGCACGCGTCTGGAACTGATGAGGCGTCCGGACTTGGCCGAGGGGGAAGAGACGGCTTCTGGCTATGCCCATATGGCATTCTCTTTGGGATCGCGCGAAAAGGTTGACGAGATGACGGAACGTTTTGCAGAAAGCGGGTTTCAGGTTGTCGGGAAGCCGCGCGTCACCGGTGACGGATATTATGAAAGCGTCATTAAAGATCCGGATGGAAATTTTGTTGAATTGACAGTGTAA